A stretch of the Lolium perenne isolate Kyuss_39 chromosome 3, Kyuss_2.0, whole genome shotgun sequence genome encodes the following:
- the LOC127343938 gene encoding uncharacterized protein, which produces MSAEELRLDLDELRRLEGLATRPRVLSLLANEIRTVDAKLATAAATVPVAAPARAGVSYVTLGTFSWDQDNDKIRVYVFLENVDQEKVETTFKPMSVDIKFHDVKGKNYRCAIPKLNKEIVPEKCKVVVKPTKIVITLWKASTGSWLDLHYKEDKFKPSAGKDKDPMSGLMDLMKDLYEEGDDNMRRTIGQSLMDARTGKTADPMRRLP; this is translated from the exons ATGTCGGCGGAGGAGCTGCGGCTGGACCTGGACGAGCTGCGGCGGCTGGAGGGCCTCGCCACGCGCCCCCGCGTCCTCTCCCTCCTCGCCAACGAGATCCGCACCGTCGACGCAAAG TTGGCCACTGCCGCTGCGACCGTGCCGGTTGCGGCGCCCGCCCGTGCTGGTGTGAGTTACGTCACGCTGGGAACGTTCAGCTGGGACCAGGACAACGACAAGATCAGG GTTTATGTATTCCTTGAGAATGTTGACCAAGAGAAGGTTGAGACTACTTTTAAGCCAATGTCAGTGGATATTAAGTTTCATGATGTTAAAGGCAAGAACTACCGGTGTGCCATACCAAAACTGAACAAAGAAATAGTTCCTGAGAAATGCAAGGTTGTGGTCAAGCCTACAAAGATTGTCATCACCCTCTGGAAGGCTTCTACAGGAAGTTGGTTGGACCTGCACTACAAGGAAGACAAG TTCAAGCCAAGCGCGGGCAAAGATAAAGATCCCATGTCAGGACTTATGGATTTAATGAAG GACCTGTATGAGGAGGGGGACGACAATATGAGGCGCACAATAGGCCAGTCGTTGATGGATGCCAGGACTGGGAAGACAGCTGATCCAATGAGGCGATTACCTTGA
- the LOC127343936 gene encoding uncharacterized protein yields the protein MDFKGFWESKFGGKKEPEQNGEPNGSVKKRTADLAIYEQYEQQAQAGQPAMRAAAIRDGNADVIQKPLLPPFESAEMRNLAETLLRDIIRGNPDVKWESIKGLETAKRLLKEAVVMPIKYPKYFTGLLSPWKGILLFGPPGTGKTMLAKAVATECNTTFFNISASSIVSKWRGDSEKLVKVLFELARYHAPSTIFLDEIDAIISQRGEARSEHEASRRLKTELLIQMDGLTKTNDLVFVLAATNLPWELDAAMLRRLEKRILVPLPEAEARHAMFEGLLPSMTSSLEIPYETLVEKTEGYSGSDIRLVCKEAAMQPLRRLMSVLDASDEVVPEEELPEVGPLKADDVELALRNTRPSAHLQAHRYDKFNQDYGSQLLV from the exons ATG GATTTCAAGGGGTTCTGGGAGTCCAAGTTCGGGGGCAAGAAGGAACCGGAGCAGAACGGGGAGCCCAACGGCAGCGTCAAGAAGCGGACCGCCGATTTGGCCATCTACGAGCAGTACGAGCAGCAG GCTCAGGCCGGGCAGCCGGCGATGCGCGCCGCGGCGATTCGCGACGGGAATGCTGATGTGAT CCAGAAGCCTCTCCTACCACCATTTGAGTCAGCTGAAATGCGCAATCTAGCAGAGACATTGTTACG GGATATTATCCGAGGAAACCCAGATGTGAAATGGGAAAGCATCAAGGGACTAGAGACTGCAAAACGCCTCCTGAAAGAGGCAGTTGTTATGCCCATAAAGTACCCAAA GTACTTCACTGGTCTACTATCACCGTGGAAAGGCATCTTACTTTTTGGTCCTCCAGGAACTGGAAAG ACAATGCTGGCAAAAGCAGTGGCTACTGAGTGCAATACTACATTCTTCAACATTTCAGCGTCATCAATTGTCAGCAAATGGCGCG GAGATTCTGAGAAGCTAGTCAAAGTTCTTTTTGAGCTTGCAAGATATCATGCACCATCCACGATATTTCTTGatgagattgatgctattattagTCAACGTGGTGAAGCCCGTAGTGAGCATGAAGCTAGTCGACGCTTGAAGACTGAGCTACTTATTCAG ATGGATGGCTTGACAAAAACGAACGACCTAGTATTTGTGCTTGCAGCAACAAATCTACCATGGGAGTTGGATGCAGCTATGCTCCGTCGACTTGAGAAGCGG ATTCTTGTACCACTTCCTGAAGCTGAAGCAAGGCATGCCATGTTTGAGGGACTTCTGCCATCTATGACCTCAAGTCTAGAGATCCCATACGAAACTTTAGTTGAAAAGACTGAAGGGTACTCTGGTTCAGATATCCGTCTTGTGTGCAAAGAAGCTGCCATGCAGCCATTAAGGCGTCTTATGTCGGTTCTTGATGCCAGTGATGAGGTGGTGCCAGAGGAAG AACTGCCTGAGGTCGGCCCTCTTAAAGCTGATGATGTTGAACTTGCTTTGAGGAACACAAGGCCGTCAGCCCATCTCCAAGCACATCGCTATGATAAGTTTAACCAGGACTATGGAAGCCAGCTTCTCGTTTAG